The following proteins are co-located in the Deltaproteobacteria bacterium genome:
- a CDS encoding AAA family ATPase translates to MLKRFRVQGFKSLADIEVEFPALTVLFGPNASGKSNLLDALLILSCLATERTLADALSGPVRGYPAELFRFPTGGLASLLEKDRPEFSLEADLQTKGRDRMKRKRVRSQQSTIVGLDYTSHIGLGQ, encoded by the coding sequence ATGTTGAAACGGTTTCGGGTTCAGGGCTTCAAGTCACTTGCTGATATTGAAGTGGAATTCCCCGCCCTTACCGTCCTTTTCGGGCCAAACGCCTCCGGCAAATCGAATCTCTTAGATGCACTGCTCATTTTATCGTGTCTTGCCACGGAACGAACCCTGGCTGATGCCCTTTCCGGCCCGGTCAGGGGGTATCCGGCCGAACTTTTTCGATTTCCAACTGGCGGCCTTGCATCTTTACTTGAGAAGGACCGGCCTGAGTTTTCTTTAGAAGCCGATCTGCAAACAAAAGGCCGGGATCGAATGAAGAGGAAAAGGGTCAGGTCTCAACAATCAACAATCGTGGGGTTAGATTATACTTCCCACATCGGGCTGGGGCAGTGA